The Brevibacillus humidisoli DNA segment AATACAATTTGACATATCGGTATTTTTAGATATAATAACACGTATGAAACCAATTGAAGTGTTTAAAGCCCTGTCGAATGACGCGAGACTGCAAATCTTGCAATGGTTGAAAGATCCGGAAGCCCATTTTACTCCCCATGAAGGGGTGGATATGAGAGAAACTGGGGTATGTGTAAGTCAAATCACGAAAAAGTTGAATATGACCCAGTCAACCGCTTCTCAGTACCTTTCGATGCTGCAGCGTGCCGGGCTGATCAAGACGGTGCGGATCGGCAAGTTTACGTATTACACAAGAGATGAGGACGCCATTCGTCAAATCGCCGATTACCTGAGAGAAGAATTGTAAAAAGAACTGGATACCACGTTCGTATTCAGTTTCTTTCAGGCATACAAATTAACATTTCGCGATATATTTTTTTGTAATATATTTTTTTGTGATATGGATCGATAATTCTAGATATGTTTACTCGTAGGTATTTTTTTCAACCAAACATATCGACATATTCAAAAATGTATTGGTTGTTTTCTGACTCCGTAAAAGGAGGTGACAAGCAAATCAGACCAAGGTCGAAAGAAGAACCTGATTGGCACATGCAAAACAATACAAGGAAAAAGGAGTGGAAGATTCTTGTCAAACACCTGGAACATTTACCTATTGGCCATTGTTAGTTTTTTGGTGGGAACATCTGATTATATCATTTCAGGTATTTTGGATAAAATCGCTGATGCGATGGGTGTCACGGTCGTTGCCGCCGGTCAGCTCATTACTGTTTTCTCGTTTGTTTACGCGATAGGGACGCCGATTTTGATGGCCCTAACGGCACGAGCGGATAGGCGTACTTTACTTGTTGCGGCTCTCGGAGTATTTGTAGCGGGAAACCTGCTTTCCTTTTTCTTGCCTAGCTTTGGGCTGCTCATGGTCGCGCGCATCATCATGGCTCTTGGTGCCGGGGTCGTCGTCGTTACGGCACTTAGCTTGGCGGCCAAAATGGCCCCTCCGGGCAAGCAAGCTAGTTCCATCGCTACGGTCGTCATGGGATTTACGACCTCCTTGATTATTGGGGTGCCGCTTGGAAGAGTTATTGCTGCTGCCTATGGATGGGAATATGTATTTGTTGGTATTGCGCTCGCCGGTTTGGTCGCTTTGGCTGTTCTGTTCCTAACCATTCCTCAGATGGAGGGGGATGCTCCCGTGCCCCTGGGCAAACAGTTTGCCCTTTTGAAAAAAACAAAGGTTGCCCTGGGATTATCGATCACGTTTTTTTGGCTTGGCGGGTATTCGATTGCCTATACTTATCTGTCGCCCTACCTTCTCGACGTCGCGGGTATGAGCGAACAACTGCTGAGTACGGCCTTGCTCGCTTTTGGGATCGCCAGTCTGGTTGGCTCCAAAGCAGGTGGATACAGTGCAGATAAGTGGGGGGTATCGTTCACGCTCATCGTTGGCATGATCTTGCATGTCGTATCGCTCCTGCTGCTGTCTATCGCTGCTCCATCAACCACTGCCGTATTTGTACTCTTGATCGTATGGTCGTTTTCAGCCTGGTCATCTGGACCGACCCAACAATACAACCTGGTCACCCTTAATCCTGAATCCTCCGGTGTCATGTTGAGTCTCAACCAGTCGATGATGCAGCTGTCCATGTCTGCCGGTGCAGCGATCGGGGGCATTGCCGTGGGGAACGTGTCGCTCTCTTCAATCACTTGGTTCGGGGCTTTGGGAGTAGCGATCGCGATTGCCGCATCGCTGAAACTATCCCGTTTGTCGTTGCAAAAGAAGGTGGCAGGATAAAAACGAAGCATCTGCAAGGTGTATGACATCGCGATCCTTTGACGTTTGCAGCCGCATAATCAGGTAGACGAAAAGGAATGGACTGCGGGCACATTGCCTGCAGTTTTAGCATTGATGGGAGAGCGGAAAAAAGGTTACGTTAGATAAAGAGCGTCTGTATTACAACTCAATCAGATAGAAGGCCAGGTGAAGCCATGATGGTAAGCTTAAGCGTATTGGATCAGTCTCCCATCCCGGAAGGAAGTACGCCTTCCGAAGCGTTGGCGCAAACAGCCAGGCTGGCCCAGGAAGTGGAGAAGCTCGGCTATCGCCGATTCTGGGTTTCTGAGCATCATTTTACATATAGCCTTGCCGGGTCCAGTCCGGAAGTGTTGATCTCCCATCTCGCTGCCAAGACGGAAAAGCTGCGGATCGGATCAGGCGGTGTGATGCTGCCGCACTACAGCCCGTATAAAGTAGCGGAAAATTTTCGTGTATTGGAGGCGCTTTATCCGGGGCGCATCGATCTGGGCTTGGGACGGGCACCAGGGGGGATGCCGTTAGCCACACGAGCACTGCAGGAGGGAAAGCAGATCGGGATCGACAGGTATCCGGATCAATTGGATGATCTGATCGCCTATCTACACGATTCGCTAGGGGAAAACCACCCATTTGCTGGGCTGGTCGCCACTCCAGTGATTCCCACGGCGCCGGACATATGGCTGCTTGGCTCGAGCGGGGAGAGCGCCAGGCTCGCTGCAGAGCGGGGGGCGGCGTTTGCCTTTGCCCAATTCATCAACGGACAGCAGGATGTGGGCGTAGAGGCGATGAAAACGTACTCGCGTCATTTTCGTCCGTCTGTGCTGGCGGAAAAGCCCCGGTCGATGGTGGCAGTATTCGCGATTTGTGCCGAGACAGAGGAAGAGGCAGAACGAGTGGCCTCCAGCCTCGACTTGTCCATACTGCTGATTGAACAGGGGGGAGGACATAAAGGAGTCCCTTCTGTGGAGGCGGCGCAGTCGTATCCGTATACCACATATGACCAATACAGAATCAAAGCGAACCGGCAGCGAATGATCGTCGGTACCAAGGAACAGGTGAAGCGGCGAATCCTGGAACTTTGCGAGGCTTACAACACCGAAGAATGCATGGTGGTGACGATTACCCACGATTTCGAAGCTAGACTGCAATCGTATCGCTTGCTGGCAGAAGCTTTTGATCTGGCTGCACAGTGAACGGGGGCACGATGTACGATCGCGGCAACATAAAACGGCGCAGCCTGGCGGTCTTCAAGGAGGCTGCGTCTTACTTTTTAAGTGGGGAAGACGAGCAAAACGAGCAGCATGGACGGATCGAATCGTCGGTTCGGTATCACGGCTGGTTTCTCCGTCTGGAGAAGGAGATTTTATCGTGATCGAGACGGTGTTCTTTCTGCGTGTCTGCGTGTTATGCTGGAATCAACCAACGAGGTGGAAATCTATGCCTCAACGTAAAGGGGACAATGAACATGAACACGATTGCCAAAATTCTCACCCATGCCAGCACCTTTTTTGCTCCGATCCTGGTTCCTGTGATCGTCTGGCTGCTGGTTGACGAGCGTGAAGTGCGAAACATCGCTTTGCAAGCGCTGCTGTTTCACATCATTATGGGTGTTCTGATCGGCATCTCTTACGTCTTTTCATTTATTTTGATTGGCATCCCGTTTCTTATCGTATTTGGGCTTGTCGCGTTGTATTATCCGATCAAAGGCATCATTTGCGCGTTGAATGACAGAGGGTTTCATTATCCGGTCATTGGTTCGTTTTTTCGGTAAGGTGAGGCGCTAAACACGACGCGAAAACCAGCTGAACGATGGGTCAGCATGCATGTTTGAGAGGAGGGGGCAGGATGTGCAGGTCGTATCTTTGCAACAAAGGCCGGATTTGTTTGAAGCAGTGGTGGAAGTATTCTGGAGACAGTGGGGAACGCAGGACAACTACAGGTTTTACCATGACTGCATGCTTCATTCTGGCCACCTAGGCAGCGATCTGCCGACGTTCTATGTAGCTGTACATGGCGATTCCATCGTTGGAATATACGCATTGCTCAGAACAGATTTCGTTAGCCGTCAGGATCTGTTTCCATGGCTGGCTTGCCTGTACATCGTTCCAGAGCATAGGGGAAACAAGTATGGATCTTTGCTGCTGAAGCACGCTGCCGAAGAGGCATTCAAGAAAGGGTATGACAACGTGTATCTGTATTCGGATCTAGAAGGCTACTACGAAAAGTATGGCTGGAGCTTTTTGGCGAACGGCTATACGATAGGTGGTCACGCCACAAAAATATACGTAAGAGCAAGCGAATCTACAGGAGATGACCACTAGAATATTTGCTTCATTTCCTCTATATTTGCAACTCTGTTAAACTCCCAACCGGACCAGTGTTTCTCCACCTCAAGCCAATTGATTCCTTCCGTCAATAGAGAACTTGCTGGTCTGGACTTATCCCTACATGGTCAATACGAAATGATATCCTATAACTCTTTAGTCAAGAGGCTCTTGGTTTTGGCTCTTTCCTGCACTTGCTCCTCGCTTACATCGCGATTTCCGATGGTTTCGCCTTCAATAGATTCGTAGAGGAGATAAACTCTACTTTTCCCCTCGCATTTATAATCGCCATGCTTTGTTAAGATCGGTACAGGCATTTTATCTTTCAGGGAGCTATTTTGCAGAAGCCAAACCGTAACAGGCATATAATTATCAATAAGAGCCGTCCATTTTGAAGTGGACGTTCTTCTTTTTTCATAAATCTTTAGGAAGTAGGTTTGCTTGTCGTTAAACACTTTATTTTCTTTGAACACCCTCCGCAACAAAACGCTCTTGGAAATTCCCAAGAGCGTGATTTTGTTAGAAACTAATCGTACCTAGTTCCCAATCAGCAACGATCGTAGCACTCCCACTAATTCATGTTTTATGGTGTTTTTTGAAAGCATATCAATATCTCCGTACATATCGATCTACATTACGTACTCTAATCAAAGCCTGTTGTGGTGCACTTGCTTGCCGTCTATTCCACGGCAAGATGCCACCGTTTCAGCTTCTTTACCAGTGTTGAGTGATCCATTCCCAGATGCTGTGCGGCTTTTCGCAGCGAGCCATGCTTTTGGATCGCTTCCCGCACAATCCGCTGCTCGAACTTTTCCACTCGTTCCTTCAGCGTCAGGGCCGTCCCGGGGGCGGTCGTCTGCTCGTAGATGTGCAGCGGCAGGTCGTGAGGTTCAATCGTCTGTGAGGGGACAGAGACGATCATCCCTTCGATCAGGTTTTTCAGCTCCCTCACATTGCCGGGCCAGTGGTAGCTGCTCAGGATCGCCTTCGTCTCTGCCGCCAACTGCTTGTCGACGTGATATTGTTTGCAAAAGTAAGAGAAAAAGTGGTCGAGCAGCGCCCCTACGTCCTCTGCCCGCTCGGCCAAGGGAGGAATGTGGATTTCTACCACCTGCAGACGGTAGTACAAGTCTTCGCGAAACGTTCCACGCCGAATCAGTGCTTTCAAGTTCTGGTTAGTAGCCGAGATAATCCGAATGTCCAGCTTGCGAACCGTGCTGCTGCCGATTCGCTGGATCTGTTTTTCCTGCAGGACCCGCAGTAGTTTTACCTGGAGGGGCAGGGGAAGCTCACCGATTTCATCCAGCATCACCGTTCCTTGATCGGCCAGTTCTAGAAGGCCGATTTTCCCTTCTTGGCGAGCCCCGGTAAACGCTCCTTTCTCGTATCCGAACAACTCCGATTCCAGCAGCGTCTCTGGAATCGCTCCGCAGTTCACTTTGATAAACGGACGATCTTTTCGTTGGCTCAGGTCATGGATCAGGTTGGCGACCACCTCTTTGCCCACACCGGAAGGACCGGTCAACAGAATGCTGGTGGGATAGGGTGCAACCTGCTGAACTTTGTTGAAAATCTGCTTCATCGGATTGCTGCGAAAGATGATCTTGTCATCCGAACTGCTGAACGAATAGGTATAGCGGTTCTGATTGATTTGCGAAAAGCTTTTCGCCTTCTCCATTTCCCGCTTCAGCTCATTGAGATGGGTGATGTCTCTGACGCTGGTCACCACCATCTCAATCTCCCCGGAATCATTGAAAAAGGGATTGCCTGTGACGATGACATCTTTTTTTCCGCCGATCTTCTGCAAGATAGAGATGCATTTCTTTTTTTCCAGGACAAGCAGTGAGACCGACTGATCGAAATAACCCTGGCTGGTTAACTCGGCCATGTGCCGACCGACCAACTCATCCCTGCGAAAGCCGGTAATCTCCTCGTACGCGGTGTTGACTAGCAGCGTAATGCCGTTCTTGTCCACTACGTAGATACCGTCCGTTGCACATTCGATGATCGTCTCCATTTGTTTAAACAAGGAGCGGTAGTGCTCCATCTCGGAGATGTCCTGTATCACGCCGATCGCACCGATCAGCCGGTCATCTTCGTAGATCGGGGTGCGGTTGACCATACACTGGCGGCCGGCGATCTCCATCTTCACGCCGATCGAACGCTCCCCGCTTTGCAGCACTTTTGGCATCTGCGTGGTAGGGATCAGAGCCCGGATATCATGCCCCTCCCAGTTCTCGTCTTGAATGTTCAGCAGTTCTTTGGCCGAATCGTTGATTAAAAGAATCTTGCTCTCTGCATCGACGACGATCACGCCATTATGCATGGAAGAAAAGATACGTTCCCAAATCCGCTGTGTGACGATTGGCTGGTTCATTGCTGAAACCTCCCTTGCCATCGAATGGTGAAGAATATCACCGTTCGGTGAATATAATCACCACTGGTTTTCTTCGCCTCTGGTTAGTGAAAACCCTGCATAGGCGGTGATTTTTATCACCACTGTGTTTTTCAGAAGGCGTTCAAAACCGCGTTACATCCTGTTGGCATGGGGATTGCTTATATGACTCGAACGAGGGAAGCGCTTACAGCAGGAGAGGAGGAAAGAGATGAATGAAATGACAAAAGGGCTTTTTCTCAATGGGAAGTGGGTCGCCAGAGACAGGACATATCCACTGCACGCTCCGTACGATGGAAAACAGTTGGCCACGATCAGCATGGCCGATACCGACGATGTAAAACGGGCCATCGAAGGAGCTTATCAAGCGTACCAGACCATGCGCCAGATGCCGGCGCACCAGCGTGCGGAGATCTTGTACCGCCTGGCCGACCTGTTGCAGGAGAGGAAGGAACAACTGGCCCGCATCGTCGCCGAGGAGGCTGGCAAACCGATCCGTACCGCGCGAGCAGAGGTGGCCAGAACGATTGTTACCTACCGCTTTGCGGCAGAGGAAGCGAAACGGATCTACGGCGAAACAATCCCAATGGATGCAGCCCCGGGCGGCGAGCATCGGCTGGGGATGACCTGGCGGGAACCGTTGGGTGTTGTCGTGGCCATTACACCGTTTAACTTCCCGCTCAATCTGGTGGCTCATAAACTGGGGCCCGCCTTTGCGGCAGGAAATACGGTCGTCTTGAAACCAGCCGAACAAACCCCGCTCAGTGCTTTGCAGATTGCGGAGCTTTTTCAGCAAGCTGGTCTCCCGGACGGAGCGCTGCAGGTACTGACTGGCAGCGGTCGTGAACTGAGCGATGCTCTGATAACCGACCAGCGGGTGAAAAAAGTGACCTTTACCGGCAGTGCTGCCGTCGGCAAGCTGATCAAAGCAAAGGCGGGGCTGCGAAAAGTGACGCTGGAGTTGGGCTCCAACTCGGCGTTGATCGTGGAGCCGGATGTTTCCTTGGATCAGATCATCCCGCGCTGCGTGGAGGGGGCATTTACGTATGCTGGTCAGGTATGTATCTCTTTGCAGCGGATTTACGTGCATGAATCGATCTACGAGCCGTTTAGCAGCGCTTTTATCGAACAGACCCGACGGCTGCAGGTAGGCGACCCGCTGTTAGAGACAACCGACATCAGCGCCGTGATCCATGAGCGGGAGGCGGAGCGCATCCAGTCGTGGATCGATCAGGCTGTGCAGGCGGGAGCGAGTCTTGGCTGTGGTGGAACGAGTGAAGGCTCACGGGTCACCCCAACCGTTCTGCTGGATGTCACGCCAGATATGGCCGTCTCCTGCGAAGAGGCGTTCGCTCCCATCGTCTCTATCGTGCCCTACAAGGACTTGCCGGAAGCCATCAATCTGGTCAATGATTCCGTATACGGGCTAAACGTTGGCATCTACTCACGGGACATCGACCGTGCACTATATGCAGCGCGCCAGTTGGAGGCTGGTGGCGTGATTGTCAACGATATCCCTACGTTCCGCGTCGATCACATGCCATATGGCGGTGTAAAAGAAAGCGGTTACGGGCGTGAAGGGGTCAAGTATGCCATGCAAGAAATGACGGAAGTGAAGTTTGTATCGATCAAAACGAGCCTGTAAAGCAGAAGCGTGTAAAAGAACGAGCATCGAAGAGGAGGAATAGGAATGTCTAATGTTGTGAAAGCCAAACCGAAGCTGTACGTACTGGATAATGGTCGGATGCGAATGGATAAGAATTGGATGATCGCCATGCACAATCCGGCCACGATCCACAATCCCCATGTACCGACTCAGTTCGTCGAATTTCCGATTTATACCGTGTTGATCGATCACCCGGAAGGGAAAATCTTGTTTGACACAGCCTGCAATCCCGATTCGATGGGCGCACAAGGTCGCTGGGCGGAATCGACACAGCAGATGTTTCCCTGGACCGCCAGCGAAGAGTGTTATCTGCACAATCGATTGGAGCAACTGAAAGTGAGACCGGAGGAGATCAAGTACGTGGTCGCCTCCCACTTGCACCTCGACCATGCAGGATGTCTGGAGATGTTCACCAATGCCACGATTATTGTGCATGAGGATGAGTTGAACGGAACGCTGCAAAGTTATGCCCGCAACCAAAAAGAGGGAGCTTACATCTGGGCGGATATTGATGCCTGGATCAAAAACAACTTGCAGTGGCGTACGGTAAAGCGGGGAGAAGACAACTTGAAGCTGGCGGAGGGAGTACATGTGCTCAACTTTGGCAGCGGGCACGCCTGGGGGATGATCGGGCTGCATCTGCAAATGCCGGAGACAGGCGGCATCATCCTGGCGTCCGATGCTGTCTACACGGCGGAAAGTTACGGACCGCCGATCAAACCGCCAGGCATTATCTACGATTCGCTTGGCTATGCCAACACAGTGGAAAAGATTCGCCGGATAGCCACAGAGACCAACTCCCAGGTCTGGTTCGGCCATGATGCGGAACAGTTTAAGAAATTCCGCAAGTCGACCGAAGGCTGCTACGAGTAAGCAAGGGGGATTCAGATGGAAATGGCCAAACTGGTGTTTACGCCACTTAGTTATACCGGGTGGGGGCACTTCAGCAATTGCTCTCAGAAGTAAATCGATTTTCTCCCCAGCGCATCCTGGTGGTGACAGACCCGACCCTGCAGCAGATCGGGTTGGTGGAACAGGTCGTCGCCCCGCTTCGGAAAGCGCAGTATGATGTAGACGTGTATACAGATGTGCTGCCGGAACCACCGCTGGAGACGGGAGAGCGACTGGTCAGCTACACCAGAGACGGCAAGTTTGACCTGGTGATTGGTCTTGGCGGGGGCAGCGCACTGGATTTGGCCAAGCTGGCTGCCGTACTGGCCGTACATGAGGGAGCGGTCGAAGAGTACCTCAACCTGACGGGGTCGCGCCAGATCGAGCAGAAAGGCTTGCCCAAAATCTTGATTCCCACAACCTCCGGCACGGGCTCGGAAGTGACCAATATCGCCGTCCTATCCCTGCAGACGACCAAAGACGTGGTGACCCACGATTATCTGCTTGCCGACGCCGCGATTGTAGACCCGCAAGTAACGGTGTCCGTTCCTCCCCGGGTCACGGCTGCCACCGGTATCGACGCACTGACCCATGCGGTAGAGGCTTATGTATCGGTCCAGGCCAGCCCGGCGACTGACGGCTTGGCCCTGCAGGCGATGCGGCTGATCTCCCGCTCGATTCGTCGGGCGGTAGAGAACGGAGCGGACCGGGAAGCGCGCTCGGATATGAGCTACGGAAGCTATCTGGCCGGCCTGGCTTTCTTTAATGCCGGGGTAGCGGGGGTGCATGCGCTCGCTTATCCGTTGGGCGGCCAGTTTCACCTCGCACACGGCGAGTCTAACGCCGTCCTGCTTCCCTATGTGATGGGCTATATCCGTCACAGCTGCCCCAAACGAATGGCTGATATGCTGAATGCGCTGGGCGGAAACTCAAGCTATCTGTCGGAGACAGAAGCTTCTTACAAGTGCGTCGAAGCATTGGAACGGCTGGTCGGGGATGTCGGCATACCCCGTACGCTAGGTGGCTTCAACATCCCGGAAACGGCCCTGGAGAGCCTTACCCAAGACGGGTTGAAACAAAAACGGCTGCTGGCGCGGAGTCCGTACCCGCTGCAGGAACATGATATCCGTGCCATCTACCAGTCGGCATTTGAAGGGATCGTTAGAGAGCCTGACTAGACTTTGGGTCCAATGATGGTTTTCTAAACTTCGTTATTCAGGTTTGGTTGACCGGCGATTAACGACTTTTGAGGAAAGCATACAGGCGGCAATCCTTCACCGTTTTGTCCGGGAAGGATTGCCGCCTGATCAGAATAACGACTTCTATCTTTACTATGGAAAATGCATTCATCAGGAAAGGTATTCATTTTCCCTCCACTGTTACATATCCACTCCTGCCAGCTAGGGTCCCGACGGCTATCAACAGAACAGACACCACCATCAACAGCAGCAACGGGATGGTATAGCTCTCCGTCACATCGTGAAGCCAGCCAAACAAGGTCGGCCCTGCAGCGGCTAGCAAGTATCCGAACGACTGAGCCATACCGGACAGTTCGGCTGACTGTTGTGGGTCGCGAGAGCGGAGCACGAAAAACATCATGGCCAGACTAAACGATGCGCCAGCCCCGATTCCCAACAGGATCACCCATATCGCCACCAGTGTGTTGAATCCGCTCAAGAGACCGCCAAGTCCGATCAGGATAAAAAATCCAGCGGTGACGGCCAGACCCCGCTGGCTGGAACGACGACCTGCCGCAACGGGTACGAGAAAGGTAACCGGCAGTACCACAAACTGCATCAGCGACAGCATCCAGCCCGCGTTGGCGCCGGTCATCCCCTGCTGTTGCAAGATCTCAGGCAGCCAGGCGATGGTGACGTAAAACACCATCGATTGCAATCCCATAAAAAGCGTCACCTGCCAAGCCAAACGTGAGCGCCACAGTTGAACGGGTGAGCTGACGGGAGTCTGGATCGCACGCTTTCGGAAGCGCAGCTGCGGCAGCCAAACGAGAATGGCGGCTGTGGAAAGGATCGCCCAGCAGCCCAGTGCTCCACTCCACCCCATCCCAAGCCCCTGGGCGATCGGGATGCTGACACCAGAGGCAATCGCCCCCCACAGGTTCATACTGACTGTATAGACGCCGGTCATGACGCCGACGCGTTCTGGAAAGTCCCTTTTGACCAGACTGGGAACCAATACATTGCCGAGGGCAATCGCCAGACCCAATAGGGCAGTACCCAGAAACAAGGTGACAACCCCTTGGGATGAACGCAGGATAATCCCCGCGGTCAGCAGGATCATCCCTGTCCAGATCGTCGTCTCCAACCCGAACCTGCGAGCGATCCGCGGAGCAAAGGGGGAGAGCAAAGCGAAAGCGAGCAGTGGCAAAGTAGTCACCACACCGGCCGCTGCATGGGAGATTCCCAGATCATGACTGATGTCTCCAATGATGGGGCCAACGACCGTGATGGGTGCGCGGAGATTGGCCGCTACAATCACGATCCCGAAGATAAGCATCAGGGACGCAGCTTTAGCTTGGGCGCGTTGATTCCCTGCTTGTTTGGTCAACATGTCTATCTGCCTCGTTCCCTTTCAAGTTAATAGAAAAATAGCTGTATTGGCTTAGTTTTGCAAACAGTGCTTTCTGTAGTGGTAACGTTACTTTTCCAAGAATGGGAAAAGACCGGTCGCAGTCGTCGCAAAGCGATGCTGAGCGGTCTTTTTCCGTACGCCTCTAGGCTAGAACAGCTAGTCTATACGAGATTTTCCGGATTCAACCCTTCCAATTCCGGCAAAACAAAGCGACCATCCTTGCGGATCAGCACGTCGTCGAACCAGATCTCTCCGCCTCCGTACTCGGGTCGTTGGATTTGCACCATATCCCAGTGGATGGCCGATCGGTTGCCGTTGTCGGCGATGTCATAAGCGTTGCCAGGCGTGAAGTGGAAGCTGCCGGCAATCTTTTCATCGAATAAGATGTCCTGCATCGGATGCAATATATGCGGATTAAAGCCAATCGCGAACTCGCCGATGTACCGTGCTCCTTCGTCCGTGTCGAGAATTTCGTTGAGTGCTTTGCTGTTGCTCGCGGTCGCCTCGACGATTCGTCCTTTGGAGAAAGTTAGTTTGACGTCGGTAAACGTCGTTCCTTCGTGGTTGGTCGGGGTATTAAAGGCGATCGTACCCTCGACAGAATCTCGCACAGGAGCGGTGTACACTTCGCCGTCCGGGATGTTGCGGTCTCCGGCGCACTTGATCGCCGGGATCCCTTTGATAGAGAAGCTGAGGTCCGTTCCCGGTGCGGTAATCCGTACCCGGTCGGTTCGCTCCATTAGTTCCTTGAGCGGGTCCATCGCTCTCGACATCTTGGCGTAGTCCAGGTTGCAGACAGAGAAGTAGAAATCCTCAAAAGATTCCAGGCTCATGTTGGCTGCTTGTGCCATCGATTTGTTTGGATAGCGGAGCACGACCCAACGTTTGTGTGGGACACGCTCGCCCAGATGTACCGGCTTGTAGTAAACCCGCGAGTACAAGCTCATTTTTTCTTCCGGAATGTCTGCGTACTCGTTGATGTTTTCATAGGCTCGTACGGCGACGTAGGCGTCGACATCTTT contains these protein-coding regions:
- a CDS encoding aminopeptidase, coding for MDPRVKELASRLIRYSLNLQQGEKVLIENIDLQAPIVKALIREAYAVGAIPLVTLKDQEVMREMILGSNQEQMELFAKHELARMKDVDAYVAVRAYENINEYADIPEEKMSLYSRVYYKPVHLGERVPHKRWVVLRYPNKSMAQAANMSLESFEDFYFSVCNLDYAKMSRAMDPLKELMERTDRVRITAPGTDLSFSIKGIPAIKCAGDRNIPDGEVYTAPVRDSVEGTIAFNTPTNHEGTTFTDVKLTFSKGRIVEATASNSKALNEILDTDEGARYIGEFAIGFNPHILHPMQDILFDEKIAGSFHFTPGNAYDIADNGNRSAIHWDMVQIQRPEYGGGEIWFDDVLIRKDGRFVLPELEGLNPENLV